AATGCTTTTTAATTTTAAATTGGGATGTTGACTGATTTTTTCCAAAATTTGATTAACATCATCCGCCTCAAATCCATATCTATTCATTCCAGTATTAAACTTTAAATGAATATTTACTTGAGTGTCAACTGTTGAATATAAATTCAACATCCTATGATTGAAGATAACAGGCTCTAGCTCATTTTTTAAAATAACATCCACACTTTTAGAACCTGGATTTGCTACAATGATTGGTAGGCTTACACCAGCATGTCTTAGCTGTACACCTTCATCAAAATCTGCTACCCAAAAAGCATCAACTCCTAAGTTTTCAAGTTTTTTAGAAATCTCTACATCACCAAGACCATAAGCATAGGCTTTTACTACAGCAACTATATTATTATCCTTTGATAGCTTGCTTTTTAAATACTTGAAATTTTCTTCAAGTGTTTTTAGATTAACATACAATACGGTCTCGTGAATATGGGTCATTACTTTCTATAACAATTTCTACACCTCGCTTCGTACTCATTCTTTTCGCCTAAAAGAATTCGTTCATTTTTCTCTACTATTCGGTACGAGTAATTGGCTAGACTACCGCATTGAACACATATTGCCCTTACTTTAGTTACTTCATCAGCTACTGACAATAGTTGTGGGATTGGTTCAAAAGGTTGCCCTTCATAATCCATGTCCAAAGCGGCAATGATTACCCTTACACCATTATTAGCTAATTCGTTACATACGTCAACTAATTCAGCATCAAAAAATTGTCCTTCATCTATACCTAAAACATCAATTCCCTCAGAAAACGTAAATATTTCAGAGGCTTTACTAATCGTTTTACAATCAATTGATATTTGATTGTGTGAAACAACTTTTTCACTATCATACCTGTTTTCTATAGATGGTTTACAGATTACTACGCGTTGTTTGGCAATTTCAGAACGCCTTAATCGACGAATGAGCTCTTCCGTTTTACCTGAAAACATGGAGCCGCAAATGACTTCAATGCTCCCTCTTTTTTCTTTACTCTTTTCTAAAAACATTCAATTAACTTTGTAAACAAATGTAAGCATTGATTTTATTTTACAATATGCCAAAGTATTTTCTTATTTATCTTTTATCATTTTTAATAGTAAAGTCATCATTTGCTCAGTCCGATACATCGAAGGTTAACCCCTATAAGCTCGCTTTAGTGTTAGGAAGTGGAGCTTCAGTTTTGGGCGGCTCCTACATTTATGTGCAAAACTCTTGGTGGAGTGACCAGTCTACTGAATTTCACTTCGATGACGGCACGGATTTACGCTATGCTAAAAATATTGACAAAGGTGGACATTTCTTTGGTGGAGTATTGGTTTCTGATTTTTTTCACTCTAATTTGAAATGGGCAGGAGTACCTGAAAAGAAAGCCTATTGGTATGGTGCGGCCATGGGGTCGTTTATTCAGTTAGCCATTGAAATGAAAGATGCTTATGCACCTTATTGGGGATTTAGCTTATGGGACTTTGGAGCAGGATCAATAGGTGCTTTAGTGCCAATAGGGGAGCGCTACTGGAAGCCTATGGAATACATAGATTTTAAATTCAGTTACTACAAAAGGAGTAATCATTATTGGGATTTAGGAATTGCTCAAAAGCCTTGGGCGCCACCACATCCACATGCATATCAAGATGATTATATAAACCAAACCTATTGGCTTACGGTATATCCTTTCAAAGACCAAAATATAGACGTCGGTATTTCTATAGGCTTTGGACTTGATGACACTCAGTACCTCAATGAATATAATTCTAAAGTGAGTGGCAATAATGAAATATATCTTGCTCTGGATTATGATTTGAAAAGAGTGCTTAAAAAATGGAATACTCCAACAGCAAAGCGAGTAAAACATTGGCTTAATTATATAAAAGTGCCTGCTCCAACACTCATAATCAGCCCAGAGACCAAATTTTACCCTATTTTCTTTTAAATTTGTAGTAATGGCAAAATTATTTATCGTTCCTACTCCAATCGGAAACTTAGAAGACTTAACCTATAGAGCCGCAAGAGTTTTAGAAGAAGTTGACCTTATTCTAGCGGAAGACACTCGAACGAGTGCTAGGCTTTTAGCTCATTATTCCATTTCTACTCCTATGCGTTCGCACCATATGCATAACGAACATAAGACAGTAGAAAAGTGGGCAAATGAAATATCTTCTGGGAAAAATATTGCTTTAATAACAGACGCTGGAACACCTGCAATCTCTGACCCTGGATTTTTATTAGTTAGAGATTGTGTTGAAAATCAAATTGAAGTGGATTGTTTACCAGGAGCTACTGCTTTTGTACCCGCATTAGTTAATTCCGGTTTACCTTGTGACAGATTTACCTTTGAAGGTTTTTTGCCTCAGAAAAAAGGGCGTCAAACACGATTAAAGGCTTTGGCGACTGAAAGCAAGACGATGATTTTTTATGAATCACCTTATAGGATTGTAAAAAGTTTGCAGCAGTTTGGTGAATATATGGGTTTAGATAGACGAGTTTCTGTTTCAAGAGAAATAAGTAAAAAATTCGAAGAAACAGTGCGAGGGACTTTAGCTGATGTAATTGATCATTTTACTGAAAAAGAACCGAAAGGAGAGTTTGTAATTGTTTTAGAAGGACTTAGATGAAGGATATAAAAAATCAACAATTTCCAAAACCATTAATTATTGCAGGGCCGTGTAGTGCAGAAAGCCTAGAGCAAGTAATGTCTACTGCTAAAGGTTTAGTAAATAAAGCAACCATCTTTAGAGCTGGAATATGGAAACCACGCACGCGTCCTAATTCGTTTGAAGGTATTGGCGAAAAAGCGTTGCCATGGCTAAATGAGGTCCAAAAAGAAACAGGACTAAAAGTAGCAACAGAAGTAGCTAATGCTCAGCATGTAGAAGCTTGTTTAAAGTCAGGCATAGATTTTCTTTGGATAGGAGCTAGAACTACCGTAAACCCCTTTTATGTTCAGGAAATTGCAGAAGCCTTGAAAGGGGTAGACGTTAGCGTTATGGTAAAAAATCCATTACACCCTGAGTTAAGTTTATGGATGGGTGCTTTAGAGCGATTAAACCAAGTAGGAATAGATAGACTTTCTGCCATTCACAGAGGTTTTTTCACTTTAGAAAAGTCCGCTTTCAGAAATGAGCCCAAGTGGGAGTTGCCAATTAAATTGAAACGATTAAACCCTGGATTACCAATTATTTGTGATCCTAGTCATATTTCAGGTTCACCACAAATGTTAGCAGAAGTTTCACAAACGGCTATGGATTTGAATATGGATGGATTGATGATAGAAACACATTACAATCCATCTGTCGCATTAAGTGATGCTCAGCAGCAAATCACTCCTAATGAATTAGGCGTATTATTAGACAATCTTATTTTACGAAGCTCAACCCATCCAAATGATCAGTTTAGAACTGCCTTGAACAAGTTAAGGTTAGAGATAGATTTGATTGATAAGAAACTTGTTGACATCTTAGGTCAACGCACCGAAATAGTCAAAGAAATTGGGCGATACAAAAAAGAAAATGCAGTTACTATTTTGCAAATAGAAAGGTGGTTTGAAATATTAAGCTCTCGAAAAGATTGGGGGGAAGAGATGAATCTAGATCCTCAAATGATAGCCGAATTATTCGAGCTAATACATAAGCATTCTGTTCTCACTCAGTCTCATATTTTAAAAAATAATGACTAATAAATGGACATTAAAGCCTCTGCCAGATTCTAAAATTGTTAAAGATTTGAAAGATAGCCTTGGCGTATCCTCTGTCATTGCCACCCTCTTAGCACAAAGAGGGATAACAGATTTTGATGATGCCAAAACATTTTTTAGACCACAATTAAGTCATCTTCACGACCCTTTTTTAATGAAGGATATGGATAAAGCCGTTCAGCGTTTGACTAGGGCAATCTCCAATAATGAGAAAATATTGGTTTATGGTGATTATGATGTTGACGGCACGACTGCAGTTTCCTTAATGTACCTTTTTCTAAAGCGGTTTTCTGAAAATATTGAGTATTATATTCCTGACCGTTATACTGAAGGATATGGCGTTTCTTATAAAGGAATAGACTATGCAAATGATAATGGCTTTTCACTGATTGTTTGCTTAGACTGCGGCATAAAAGCCGTTGACAAGGTATCTTACGCCAAGGTAAAGGGAATTGATTTTATTATATGCGACCACCACAGGCCAGCTGAGGTGCTTCCTGAAGCAATTGCAGTTCTTGACCCTAAACGTAATGACTGCGATTACCCCTTTAAAGAATTGTGCGGATGTGGTGTTGGTTTCAAATTAGCACAAGCCTACTGTCAATTTCACAATCATCCTTTTGAAGACTTAATACCCTTATTAGATTTAGTATTGGTAAGTATAGCTGCCGATATTGTTCCAATTGTAGGAGAAAATAGAGTACTATCCTTCTTTGGATTGCAACAGATAAATTCAAATCCAAGAAATGGTTTAAAAGCATTGATGGAGGTGTCTAACAGAAAAGATACCTTTAATATTTCGGATGTCGTTTTTGGAATAGCACCAAGAATTAATGCTGCTGGTCGGATTGAGCATGGCAACAAAGCGGTTGAATTGCTCATTCAAAATGATTTTGCCCAAGCCAAAGAAAAAGCAGAATATATTGACCAACACAATCATACTAGAAAAGAACTGGATAAAAGCATTACCCAAGAAGCTCTTGAAATGATTGTACCTAATGCTAAAAGTACAGTTGTTTGCAATGATAATTGGCATAAAGGGGTCGTTGGAATAGTAGCCTCACGCTTAATAGAAAGTCATTACAGGCCAACCATTGTACTCACAGAAAGTAACGGAAAACTGACAGGCTCTGCACGATCAGTTAAAGGCTTTGATGTGTATAATGCCATTGATGAATGTTCTGATTTATTAGAGCAATTTGGAGGGCACAAATACGCTGCTGGGCTTACATTAAAGAAAGAAAATTTAGCTGCATTTACTCAGCGTTTTGAAGAGGTTGTTAGTGCCACTATCTCTGAAGATATGCTAGTTCCCGAAATAACCATCGATTTGGAAATAGATTTCAATGACATAAATTTTAAGACTTATAGAATCTTGCAGCAAATGGCTCCCTTTGGCCCATCAAACAATAGGCCAGTATTAATGTTAAAGGGGGTAGTTGACAATGGAAGGGGTAGATTAATTGGAAGCGATCAATCCCATTTGAAATTAGGTCTAACAGATACTGTGGGTAGTAAAGTATTCGATGGGATAGGTTTTGGAATGGCAAATCATTTTCCAAAAATAAAGAATAAAGAATCTTTTGATGTTTGCTTTGTGTTAGAAGAAAACGAATGGAATGGAAATACAAACCTCCAATTGAGGCTAAAGGATATTAAGTAACTATTTAAGAATAGTCCTTCCGAGTTTAGCTGAAATTTCTTTCTTCAATTTTGAAAGCGAATTTATCTCTGATAATATTTCAAATTCAGCATCCTCAGTCGCTGCTTTAAGTTCCTCGTTTTTGTTTTGAATAAGTTCGCCAATTTTAGCAATCTTCAAGGAATAAATGGCTGTTTCAACAGCTGGTTTTAATTGCATCTCTTCAGTTTCAGTATAGATACCGTGGTCTTTCCATCGTGTACTCATTGAATGTGGAGAGCTAATGATATCCGCAGCTAATCGAGAAACATTTGGATTTTTATGTAGAGTGAAAAATTCTTGTTTTAAAAGTTCTTCTTTAGCGAGTGCTTGACAATAAGCATCAAAAATAAGCTGGTAATTAGGATTCGAAAACTCAATTTCATTTTCAAGTTCTGAAACAATAAACTGAGCAACGTACATTTCATTACTGTCAAATTCAACCAGCTGATCACTGTACTCCAACAAAAACCGAATAATGTCCTTTTCTTGATACTCGGAAGTGCTTTTGCTTTGCTTTACTGTATTGACATTGTTTTCTTGTGTCGGCTTCTTCTCTGCTCGCGGCGTTTTTTGGTTTTGACGACCAGAGCGTTTTATGTCAATGATTTTATTGCTAATTTCTGTTTCTCCTATTTCCAAAAGCTTAGAGCATTCTCTTATGTAAACAGCTCTAGTAATCTCATCAGGAATCATAGCTATTGAATTAACTATTTCGTTGATGAGGTTTACTTTTTTGATAGGGTCATTTTTACTTTCGTCCTTTAACAGATTTGTTTTGAAAGTCAAAAAATCTTGCGCTTCATCTGTTATAAATGACTGTATTTTTTCTTGACCTAAAATTTTGGCGTAGCTATCTGGGTCTTCTCCTTCGGGAAATAGAACCACTTTTACATTCATGCCTTCAGAAAGGATGAGGTCAATACCTCTAAAAGAGGCCTTAATACCTGCAGAATCGCCATCAAACAATATGGTGATATTCTTAGTAAATCGCTCTATAAGTTTGATTTGCTCAGAGGTTAATGCTGTTCCTGAAGAGGCAACCACATTTTCAATGCCGTGTTGATGCATAGATATAACATCAGTATAGCCTTCTACCAAAAAACAATTATCTTGTTTTACGATAGCTGATTTAGAAAAATAAATACCATATAAGACTTTACTTTTATGGTAAATATCGCTTTCTGGAGAGTTCAAATACTTTGCAGCCTTTTCACTATTTTTAAGAATTCTGCCGCCAAAACCCAATACTCTTCCTGACATACTATGAATGGGAAACATTATTCTTCCTCTAAAGCGGTCAAATGACTTTTTATCTTTTACGATACTTAAGCCCGTTTTTTCTAAGTACTCAATTTTATACGAGTTACCCAATGCTGATTTTGTAAATGAATCCCACCCTTCAGGGTTATAGCCTAACTGAAATTTGTCAATCATTTCGCTTGATACTCCTCTTTCCTTAAAATAGCTTAGACCAATTGCTTTACCCTCATTGCTTTTGTGCAGACTATCTTTGAAATAATCACGAGCATATGAGTTGACTACAAATAAACTTTCTCTCGCATTGGCTTTTTCTATTTGCTCTGGTGTTTGCTCTTCTTCAACCAGTTCAATATTGTATTTTTTGGCAAGGTAGCGAAGCGCTTCAGGGTATGAATACTGCTCGTGCTCCATAACAAAGTTGATGGAATTGCCACCCTTTCCACAACCGAAGCATTTAAATATTCCTTTGACTGGTGAAACGGTAAATGAGGGAGTTTTCTCATCATGAAATGGACAATTACCTAGAAGATTAACCCCTCTTTTTTTGAGAGTAACAAAGTCTCCTACAACCTCCTCAATTCGGACGCTATCGTAAATAGTGTCAATCGTTTCTTTTGGAATCATTTTTTTCTTTCGATGACGAAATTTACTAAAAGTTCTAGAGACTTTCGGCTTTCATTGTCGTCAAAAGTTTTCAACAAAGACAAGGCTCTATTTTGATAGCCTTTCATTTTTTCAATGGTGTATTCAATACCGCCACTTTGTTTGACTAGCGATAATACTTTGGATACGCGTTCACTATCAGTATTGTGTTTTTTTACTGTTTGGATAATGAATTTGCAGTCTTTTTTTGAGACGTGTTTTAAGGCATATATCAGAGGTAAAGTCATTTTTTGCTCCTTAATATCTATCCCAGTTGGTTTTCCAATAATATCATCATTATAGTAGTCAAATAAATCATCTTTCATCTGAAATGCTATACCCACAAGCTCACCAAATTCTCTCATTTTATCGATAGTCTTTTCGTCTTGTTTTGCTGCAGTAGCACCACAAGCACAACATGCTGCAATAAGCGTAGCTGTTTTTTGTCTAATGATATCAAAATAAATATCTTCTTCTATATCGAGATGCCTGGCTTTTTCAATTTGAAGTAACTCGCCTTCACTCATGTCTTTTACAGCTTTGGATACAATTTGTAGTAAATCATATTCTTTGTTTTGCAAAGACAACAATAAGCCTTGAGATAGTAGAAAATCACCCACTAAGACGGCAATTTTATTTTTCCATAAGGCGTTTATTGAAAAGAAGCCTCTTCTTAAATTGGCATCATCAATAACATCATCATGTACTAAAGTAGCAGTATGTAAAAGCTCTATAAGAGAAGCTGCTCGATAAGTGCTCTCATTAATTTCTCCAAACATTTTGTTGCAAAGGAAAACGAACATAGGCCGCATTTGCTTCCCTTTTCGTTTTACGATATAGTGTAATACCTTATCTAAAAGAGGAACGTTACTCTTTAAGGACTCCTTAAATTTAGTTTCAAACAAGAGCATCTCTTGTTGAATAGGGGTCTTAATCTTTTTAATCGAGTTCATTTGAAGAAATAAGGAGGTACAAAGATACAAATATCACTAGGATTTGACTAGCTTATTAGCTAATTGTCCACAAGCGGCATCAATGTCTTTCCCTCTGCTTCTTCTGACGTTTACAATTAGGTTTTTACTTTCTAAATAGCTTACAAAAGCATCTACCTTTTCTCTTTTGGCCTGTTGGAACTCCCCATCGTCAATTGGGTTGTATTCAATAATATTGATTTTACACGGCGTTATTTTTGCAAATTGAGCCAGCTCAATAGCGTCACTGATTTCATCATTAAAGCCTTTAAAAATAATGTATTCGTAGGTTAGTCTCGTGCCAGTCTTTTCATAAAAATAGATAATGGCTTCTTTAAGAGACTCCAATGAGTTTTGCTCATTGATAGGCATTATGTAATCTCTTTTTTTGTCGTTTGCAGCATGAAGAGATAAAGCAAGGTTAAACTTAACTTCATCGTCACCTAGTTTTTTAATGAGCTTGGCAATACCAGCTGTTGAAACCGTAATTCGTTTTGGTGACATTCCTAGACCATCATTTGAGGTGATTTTTTCTATGGAATTTATCACATTTCTATAGTTCAATAAAGGCTCACCCATTCCCATGTAGACGATATTACTCAGTTTTTGCTGGTAATTTTTTTGAGCAAGTTCATTAAGCATGAATACTTGATCGTACATCTCATCTGGGTTCAGATTTCTTAGTCTATCAAGTTTGCCAGTAGCACAAAATTTACAGCTCAAGCTACAGCCTACTTGAGAGGAAATACAAGCAGTCATTCGTGATTTTGTAGGGATAAGTACACCTTCCACATTGTTGTCATCAAATAGTTTAAAGGCTGATTTAATGGTGCGGTCTGTACTCTTTTGAGACTCAGAAATTTGAATATGTTGAATAACGAATTTTTCGTCTAGCAATTCAATAATTTCTTTAGATATATTTCTCATGTCTGAAAATGATGACACGGATTTTTTCCACAACCACTCATAAACTTGCTTTGCTCGAAAGCTAGGGTGTTTATGGTCAACAAAAAAGTCTTTTAACTCTTCTAAGGTCAGTTCACGAATGTTTTTTTTCTGTAAAGACATGGCGCAAAGATAGTATCTTTGTACACTCTATGCGCTACTTAACTTCAGATATAGTTTTTACATCAATAGGACCACCTATTCTTAATGGTGTTCTTGTGGTAGATGACAGCGGTAAAATAGTAGATATCCTTTCAGATAAAGAAGGTCTAGACTCATCCAGTATAGAATACTTTGAGGGGGCTTTATGCCCAGGCTTTATTAATACCCATTGCCATTTAGAATTGTCTCACCTCAAAGATAGAATGAAAGAAAAAACAGGTTTGCCATACTTTATTTCTAATATTGGAAAAATACGTAAGTCATCTGATGATGAGATACAATCATCTATTAAATATGCGGATAAATTAATGTTTGATAATGGGATTGTAGCTGTTGGCGATATTAGTAATACTGCTGATTCATTTGCGATTAAAGACGAGAGTCCCATTTATTACCACTCATTCATTGAGCTTTTTGCTTCTGACCCTTCAAGAGCAGATGAGGTTTTTCAAAATGGACTGCATTTATTGGGACAATGCAAGCATAAGGCTTCTTTAACCCCACATGCTAATTATTCTGCTTCTAAACAATTATTTGAAAAAATACGTTCTCACAATTCTGGAGAAATAATTACCATTCACAATCAAGAAACGCCAACAGAAGATCAGATGTTTATAGAGGGTTCTGGAGAGTTGTTAAATGAACTCATCGCTAGGCACTTTTTTAAATTTACAGGTAAAACAGCGCTAAAAAGTACATTAACACAATTGCCAGATGCTCCCGTATTGATGGTTCACAATACATTCACAACAAAAGAGGACATTCATTGGGTAAGTAAAAATTTCGATAATGTTTTTTGGGCAACTTGCCCCAAAGCAAACATATACATTGAAGACGCATTGCCCACATATGATTTTTTTATTGAGAAAAAAGCCAAAATGACATACGGAACAGATAGCTTAGCGTCCAACGATACTCTTTCGATTTTAGAAGAAATGAAAACTATAAAAAGTAGCGTGTCATTAGATAAGTCCATTGAATGGGCTTGTAAAAATGGAGCTGAATTTTTACAAATTGATGAGTGTTTTGGAACTTTTGAAAAAGGGAAAAGCCCTGGCATTAATCACCTGAAAAACTTGGAAAATTTTGAGTTAACCGATCAGAGTTCTGTTAGTCGCTTGATTTGAGGTACATCTCAGCAATTTTCAAATCTTCTGGCGTTGTGATTTTAATATTTTCTTTATTACCGTTAA
The window above is part of the Flavobacteriales bacterium genome. Proteins encoded here:
- a CDS encoding thymidine kinase; this translates as MFLEKSKEKRGSIEVICGSMFSGKTEELIRRLRRSEIAKQRVVICKPSIENRYDSEKVVSHNQISIDCKTISKASEIFTFSEGIDVLGIDEGQFFDAELVDVCNELANNGVRVIIAALDMDYEGQPFEPIPQLLSVADEVTKVRAICVQCGSLANYSYRIVEKNERILLGEKNEYEARCRNCYRK
- a CDS encoding DUF2279 domain-containing protein, producing MPKYFLIYLLSFLIVKSSFAQSDTSKVNPYKLALVLGSGASVLGGSYIYVQNSWWSDQSTEFHFDDGTDLRYAKNIDKGGHFFGGVLVSDFFHSNLKWAGVPEKKAYWYGAAMGSFIQLAIEMKDAYAPYWGFSLWDFGAGSIGALVPIGERYWKPMEYIDFKFSYYKRSNHYWDLGIAQKPWAPPHPHAYQDDYINQTYWLTVYPFKDQNIDVGISIGFGLDDTQYLNEYNSKVSGNNEIYLALDYDLKRVLKKWNTPTAKRVKHWLNYIKVPAPTLIISPETKFYPIFF
- the rsmI gene encoding 16S rRNA (cytidine(1402)-2'-O)-methyltransferase, with protein sequence MAKLFIVPTPIGNLEDLTYRAARVLEEVDLILAEDTRTSARLLAHYSISTPMRSHHMHNEHKTVEKWANEISSGKNIALITDAGTPAISDPGFLLVRDCVENQIEVDCLPGATAFVPALVNSGLPCDRFTFEGFLPQKKGRQTRLKALATESKTMIFYESPYRIVKSLQQFGEYMGLDRRVSVSREISKKFEETVRGTLADVIDHFTEKEPKGEFVIVLEGLR
- a CDS encoding bifunctional 3-deoxy-7-phosphoheptulonate synthase/chorismate mutase type II, whose translation is MKDIKNQQFPKPLIIAGPCSAESLEQVMSTAKGLVNKATIFRAGIWKPRTRPNSFEGIGEKALPWLNEVQKETGLKVATEVANAQHVEACLKSGIDFLWIGARTTVNPFYVQEIAEALKGVDVSVMVKNPLHPELSLWMGALERLNQVGIDRLSAIHRGFFTLEKSAFRNEPKWELPIKLKRLNPGLPIICDPSHISGSPQMLAEVSQTAMDLNMDGLMIETHYNPSVALSDAQQQITPNELGVLLDNLILRSSTHPNDQFRTALNKLRLEIDLIDKKLVDILGQRTEIVKEIGRYKKENAVTILQIERWFEILSSRKDWGEEMNLDPQMIAELFELIHKHSVLTQSHILKNND
- the recJ gene encoding single-stranded-DNA-specific exonuclease RecJ, which encodes MTNKWTLKPLPDSKIVKDLKDSLGVSSVIATLLAQRGITDFDDAKTFFRPQLSHLHDPFLMKDMDKAVQRLTRAISNNEKILVYGDYDVDGTTAVSLMYLFLKRFSENIEYYIPDRYTEGYGVSYKGIDYANDNGFSLIVCLDCGIKAVDKVSYAKVKGIDFIICDHHRPAEVLPEAIAVLDPKRNDCDYPFKELCGCGVGFKLAQAYCQFHNHPFEDLIPLLDLVLVSIAADIVPIVGENRVLSFFGLQQINSNPRNGLKALMEVSNRKDTFNISDVVFGIAPRINAAGRIEHGNKAVELLIQNDFAQAKEKAEYIDQHNHTRKELDKSITQEALEMIVPNAKSTVVCNDNWHKGVVGIVASRLIESHYRPTIVLTESNGKLTGSARSVKGFDVYNAIDECSDLLEQFGGHKYAAGLTLKKENLAAFTQRFEEVVSATISEDMLVPEITIDLEIDFNDINFKTYRILQQMAPFGPSNNRPVLMLKGVVDNGRGRLIGSDQSHLKLGLTDTVGSKVFDGIGFGMANHFPKIKNKESFDVCFVLEENEWNGNTNLQLRLKDIK
- the dnaG gene encoding DNA primase, which encodes MIPKETIDTIYDSVRIEEVVGDFVTLKKRGVNLLGNCPFHDEKTPSFTVSPVKGIFKCFGCGKGGNSINFVMEHEQYSYPEALRYLAKKYNIELVEEEQTPEQIEKANARESLFVVNSYARDYFKDSLHKSNEGKAIGLSYFKERGVSSEMIDKFQLGYNPEGWDSFTKSALGNSYKIEYLEKTGLSIVKDKKSFDRFRGRIMFPIHSMSGRVLGFGGRILKNSEKAAKYLNSPESDIYHKSKVLYGIYFSKSAIVKQDNCFLVEGYTDVISMHQHGIENVVASSGTALTSEQIKLIERFTKNITILFDGDSAGIKASFRGIDLILSEGMNVKVVLFPEGEDPDSYAKILGQEKIQSFITDEAQDFLTFKTNLLKDESKNDPIKKVNLINEIVNSIAMIPDEITRAVYIRECSKLLEIGETEISNKIIDIKRSGRQNQKTPRAEKKPTQENNVNTVKQSKSTSEYQEKDIIRFLLEYSDQLVEFDSNEMYVAQFIVSELENEIEFSNPNYQLIFDAYCQALAKEELLKQEFFTLHKNPNVSRLAADIISSPHSMSTRWKDHGIYTETEEMQLKPAVETAIYSLKIAKIGELIQNKNEELKAATEDAEFEILSEINSLSKLKKEISAKLGRTILK
- a CDS encoding polyprenyl synthetase family protein — its product is MNSIKKIKTPIQQEMLLFETKFKESLKSNVPLLDKVLHYIVKRKGKQMRPMFVFLCNKMFGEINESTYRAASLIELLHTATLVHDDVIDDANLRRGFFSINALWKNKIAVLVGDFLLSQGLLLSLQNKEYDLLQIVSKAVKDMSEGELLQIEKARHLDIEEDIYFDIIRQKTATLIAACCACGATAAKQDEKTIDKMREFGELVGIAFQMKDDLFDYYNDDIIGKPTGIDIKEQKMTLPLIYALKHVSKKDCKFIIQTVKKHNTDSERVSKVLSLVKQSGGIEYTIEKMKGYQNRALSLLKTFDDNESRKSLELLVNFVIERKK
- the rlmN gene encoding 23S rRNA (adenine(2503)-C(2))-methyltransferase RlmN; its protein translation is MSLQKKNIRELTLEELKDFFVDHKHPSFRAKQVYEWLWKKSVSSFSDMRNISKEIIELLDEKFVIQHIQISESQKSTDRTIKSAFKLFDDNNVEGVLIPTKSRMTACISSQVGCSLSCKFCATGKLDRLRNLNPDEMYDQVFMLNELAQKNYQQKLSNIVYMGMGEPLLNYRNVINSIEKITSNDGLGMSPKRITVSTAGIAKLIKKLGDDEVKFNLALSLHAANDKKRDYIMPINEQNSLESLKEAIIYFYEKTGTRLTYEYIIFKGFNDEISDAIELAQFAKITPCKINIIEYNPIDDGEFQQAKREKVDAFVSYLESKNLIVNVRRSRGKDIDAACGQLANKLVKS
- a CDS encoding amidohydrolase family protein → MRYLTSDIVFTSIGPPILNGVLVVDDSGKIVDILSDKEGLDSSSIEYFEGALCPGFINTHCHLELSHLKDRMKEKTGLPYFISNIGKIRKSSDDEIQSSIKYADKLMFDNGIVAVGDISNTADSFAIKDESPIYYHSFIELFASDPSRADEVFQNGLHLLGQCKHKASLTPHANYSASKQLFEKIRSHNSGEIITIHNQETPTEDQMFIEGSGELLNELIARHFFKFTGKTALKSTLTQLPDAPVLMVHNTFTTKEDIHWVSKNFDNVFWATCPKANIYIEDALPTYDFFIEKKAKMTYGTDSLASNDTLSILEEMKTIKSSVSLDKSIEWACKNGAEFLQIDECFGTFEKGKSPGINHLKNLENFELTDQSSVSRLI